One window of Lytechinus variegatus isolate NC3 chromosome 2, Lvar_3.0, whole genome shotgun sequence genomic DNA carries:
- the LOC121407879 gene encoding peptidase M20 domain-containing protein 2-like: MMEELLNICCSTIDAGASSFRDIGQEIWRNPELGLEEFHAHKILCNFFRERGFTVDEFLGPTGFRASYGSTDRGDGASSPSGVHVCLMAEYDALPELGHATAHNLVSEACVATAMGLKAAIDKKGTLGKVTVLGSPDSEGNGKKMEAIKDGFFKDVDLAVTFIPFTCHVAKPVMLTIMRETISFKGKAAHASTCPWDGRNALDAAILCYNNISLLRQQLKPYMQIHCIITNGGLKPNIIPEKTEMKFYLRAPDHIEMAHLQQRADAAFKAAARATGCELEIAFTPTPYSNLCNSPKLAALYQEEAEGLGCTFSTNEETSTRLVGSSDSGNVSHVVPTIAPAYDIAIAASATNTQSFAELAGTEEAHNQTMVASKAMCKALLKAMLDPAILAGIKSDFEKDSCAASLTEWS; encoded by the exons ATGATGGAAGAATTACTTAATATTTGTTGTTCAACTATTGACGCTGGAGCAAGTAGTTTCAGAGATATTGGCCAAGAAATATGGAGGAATCCAGAATTAGGTTTGGAAGAGTTTCATGCCCACAAGATTCTGTGTAACTTCTTTCGCGAGAGAGGATTCACGGTAGACGAATTCCTTGGCCCCACAGGATTTCGAGCTTCGTACGGAAGTACGGACAGGGGTGATGGGGCTTCCAGCCCGTCAGGGGTTCACGTGTGTCTGATGGCTGAGTACGACGCGCTTCCAGAGCTTGGTCATGCTACAGCTCATAATTTAGTTTCAGAGGCTTGTGTTGCTACAGCTATGGGCCTAAAAGCAGCTATTGACAAGAAAGGAACTTTAGGAAAG GTGACTGTTCTCGGATCCCCGGACTCGGAAGGCAACGGAAAGAAGATGGAGGCGATCAAGGATGGCTTTTTCAAGGACGTTGACCTTGCTGTGACCTTCATCCCATTTACCTGCCATGTCGCCAAGCCAGTCATGCTGACCATCATGAGGGAAACTATTAGCTTCAAGGGCAAGGCAGCTCATGCTTCCACTTGTCCCTGGGACGGAAGGAACGCTCTGGATGCAGCCATCTTGTGCTACAATAACATCTCATTACTGAGACAGCAGCTCAAGCCATACATGCAGATCCATT GCATCATTACCAATGGAGGATTAAAACCCAACATCATCCCAGAGAAAACCGAGATGAAGTTCTACCTGCGTGCTCCCGACCACATCGAAATGGCCCACCTACAGCAGCGAGCTGATGCAGCTTTCAAGGCAGCTGCCAGAGCCACTGGATGCGAGCTAGAAATAGCCTTTACCCCGACACCCTACTCCAACCTATGCAACAGCCCCAAGCTCGCCGCTCTGTATCAGGAAGAAGCCGAAGGactaggctgcacattcagtaCCAACGAGGAGACCAGTACGAGACTAGTCGGGTCGTCAGACTCGGGCAACGTGTCACATGTGGTACCGACCATCGCACCGGCCTACGACATTGCGATTGCTGCCAGTGCCACCAACACCCAGTCCTTTGCAGAGCTGGCAGGGACGGAGGAAGCACACAATCAGACCATGGTGGCCTCAAAGGCAATGTGTAAGGCGTTGTTAAAAGCAATGTTAGATCCGGCTATCTTAGCGGGTATAAAGAGTGACTTTGAGAAAGATTCTTGTGCTGCTTCTTTGACAGAATGGTCTTGA
- the LOC121409745 gene encoding peptide methionine sulfoxide reductase-like — protein sequence FWFPEAQFGCAPGVVRTKVGYTGGSKKFPTYYSLGDHTETVQIEFDRTKTSYEKLLRKFWANHDSTTCHKNQYMSAIFYHGEKQKEVAESTRDEHQKTVKRQIQTKIKPAETFYDAEDYHQKYMLRQHRSLFQSLIFKPNEEVSSYTAARLNGYLGGFGKLKDFEAELESLGLSDEQEQYVRAKVKGGGLN from the exons TTTTGGTTCCCCGAGGCACAGTTTGGCTGTGCCCCGGGGGTGGTCCGTACCAAGGTCGGGTACACGGGCGGAAGCAAGAAGTTTCCCACCTACTACAGCCT TGGGGACCATACAGAAACCGTGCAGATTGAGTTTGACCGAACCAAAACCAGCTACGAGAAGTTGCTGAGGAAGTTCTGGGCGAACCATGACAGCACAACCTGCCACAAGAACCAGTACATGTCAGCTATATTCTACCATGGTGAGAAGCAGAAGGAAGTCGCTGAGAGCACCAGGGATGAACATCAAAAGACTGTCAAGAGACAGATCCAGACAAAGATCAAGCCAGCAGAGACATTCTATGATGCAGAAGA CTACCACCAGAAGTACATGCTCCGTCAGCATCGCAGCCTGTTCCAGAGCCTCATCTTCAAGCCCAACGAGGAGGTCTCCTCCTACACTGCAGCGCGCCTTAACGGATACCTCGGTGGTTTCGGCAAGCTCAAGGATTTTGAGGCCGAGCTGGAGTCCCTGGGTCTTTCTGATGAACAGGAGCAGTATGTCCGTGCTAAAGTCAAAGGTGGTGGCCTCAATTAG